The segment TTCGCCGTCGGGCGAGACGGCCACGGCGTCCGGCGTGCTCCCCTCGGGCGCTTTCGGGAAAAGCGTCGTCATGATCGTCTCGGTCACCACGCCGCGCCGCGTGTCGATCACCGACACGCAGTTACTCGAGGCGCAACTGACAAACAGCCGATCGTCCGTGGGATGCAGCGCCAATTGATTGGGATGCTCGCCAACGCCGATTCGCGCCGCTACGCGCAAATCGGCCGGATCGACGGCCAACACCTTCCGGTCAGCCCAGTCCGAAACGTACAGCCGCGAGCCATTGCGGGCCATCACAATGTCGTACGGCCGGTTGCCGATCTTGGCCACCCGATCCTCGGCTTTGTGGTCGAGGTCGATCGCCCTTAGCGTGCCGGAATTGATATCCAGCGAATATAGCGTCTTGCCGTCGCGCGACAGGGCCACGCCGCTGCGGAACCGGCGGTCGGCCCGGCGCTCTTCTCGCGAGCGTTTCGATTCGTCGGGCTCATCGGCGCTGGTTCGCGAAAGTTCATTTCCCTTAAGCGCGTAAGCGTGCAGCATGTCGGCGCCGCCGCCCGACCACCAGATTTGGTCCTGCGCGGCGCTCGCGGCCAGGCCGAACCAGCTTTGCCGCGCACGTTCGGAATCGACGATCTTCTTGTCGACCAGGTCCACGAGGCACAGTTCGTGCTGGTTGTAACCGCTGCTGGCGACCAGCGCATGCCGACTGTCGGCCAGCGGGATGATCCCCAGCGGCATGTCGGTTAGCGTGACCTGTTCGCCGGCCGGAGTGAGGGTCCAGCCATTGGGTAAGAGAAATCCGTTGTCCGTCTTCCCAGCGGTGCGCGCTGCGGGCTGCGCCCCGTCAGCCGCGCGGAGCGCCGAACTGACGAGGACGACGATCGCGCAAACCAATCCGGCAGCCTTCCAGTAACGGCGCATAAGGCAAATCCTCCGGCATCCGAAAGTCCAAGCGCTCCCCGCATTGGGGGCGTGGGGGAGCTTTATCGTAGCGGGCGAGAGTATCGCAAACTAGCGAGGACCACGAGCCGCCATTGTGCCAAGGGTTTACGGCGCTTCGTCCGTGTCTTTTCCACTTATTTTCTACGAGATTCTGACCACATCGCTCCTCGCAAGTCGATGCGCCACAACTGCACACTCGTTCTCATGCTCGGCTTCGCGGTCGGCACAGCAGAACGAAGCGGCGTATGCGGAAAGCTCCTCCTCGACGACAGGAATGTGCTATTCGGAAATCGCTGCTGGGCTCTGGCGCACGGCAAGTGTTGCTGCCGATGTTACCAGGCGGCGCGCACCTGTCGCATCCAAACTGATCGACCTAAGGCCATTGGCCGTTTTGCCCCTTCAATTGTTCACCCCGGTGCTTTTAAATGGGGGGCGACGCAAGCCAGGCCGGAAACGGCAACATAAACTGGTCCCGCCGTCTTAGAAAATGGGCGTCGCAACAGTTCGCTGCACAAGGAACGCTGCCGCATGCGCGCAAAGAAGCTAGGCCGCTCGCTGAACGATCGTGATCTCGCCGCTAAGGTCCATCCGCTGCGGTATCTGAACAACTGGACCAACCTGCTGTACATCGCCGCCGATTACGCGGTGCTCGTCACGCTGCTGGCCGGCACGATCGTGCTCTGTCACAACCGCGCTGCCTGGGGCATTCCTTGGGTAGCCTTGGCCCCAACCGTGCTGGTGTCGATATTCCTGATCGGCGCTTGTCAGCATCGGCTGGCGGGTATGGGGCACGAAGGGGCCCATTACATGCTGATGAAGAACCGGGTGCTCAGTGAACTGATCTCCGACGTCTTCTGCATGTTTCCGATCTTTACCACCACCGAGCAATACCGGCAGATTCATCTCGGCCATCACGAATACACCAACGACTGGGACCGCGATCCCGAAATCTTGAACGTCGCCGAGACGCGCCGTATGGCCGACTTTCCCATGACGCCGTGGGAAGTATTCAAGAACTTTGCGCTGCACTTGCTGTGGCCGCCGACGCTGCTGCGCTACACCTGGGACATGATTTACGTCAACGCGCTTGGCAATGGCGTGCATCCCTACGAACGCGATGACGCCCCCGCCCGACACCCTGGCAAAACGATCCGTAATTTCCGACCGGCTACCTGGCTGGGGCTCGGCTACGTGGCCGTGATGGCCATCGGTATCGGCGTCGCCGGGCTGACCGGCCCGGCGTGGCTGCTGGCCGTCTCGCCCCTGGCGTTCTGGGGCGCCGCGTGCGCCGTCGTGTGGCTCCTGCCCGAGTCGTACTTCTTTCAGTCGAAGCTGAAACCGGTCTACTCGGTGCGGATCACCAGCATGTTGCGGCTGGCGTCGCTGACGATTTTGCAAACCGTGCTTTCGGTTGCGTACTATCGCACTGGTACGAACTACGCGATTTACTTTTGGCTTTTGTGGGTGCTGCCGCTGGGGACGAGCTTCCCTTATCTGATGCTGCTGCGCGACCTGGTGCAGCACGCCAACGCCGACGATGGCAAGCTGACCAACAGCCGCGTCGTGTTCTGCCATCCGTTCATTCGCTGGGCAATGTTCGTCTACGGCCAGGACGCCCACCTGACGCACCATCTCTATCCTGCGGTG is part of the Pirellulales bacterium genome and harbors:
- a CDS encoding fatty acid desaturase; this encodes MRAKKLGRSLNDRDLAAKVHPLRYLNNWTNLLYIAADYAVLVTLLAGTIVLCHNRAAWGIPWVALAPTVLVSIFLIGACQHRLAGMGHEGAHYMLMKNRVLSELISDVFCMFPIFTTTEQYRQIHLGHHEYTNDWDRDPEILNVAETRRMADFPMTPWEVFKNFALHLLWPPTLLRYTWDMIYVNALGNGVHPYERDDAPARHPGKTIRNFRPATWLGLGYVAVMAIGIGVAGLTGPAWLLAVSPLAFWGAACAVVWLLPESYFFQSKLKPVYSVRITSMLRLASLTILQTVLSVAYYRTGTNYAIYFWLLWVLPLGTSFPYLMLLRDLVQHANADDGKLTNSRVVFCHPFIRWAMFVYGQDAHLTHHLYPAVPHYNLPRLHQLLKEENAEYAEHVVECHGLVVPGKPGALTGIEVLRVPTREPLEDAAAEHVGSGDPLSV